In the genome of Candidatus Ornithobacterium hominis, the window GAATTCAGCCATTACAAAATCACAGAAACATCTAATTTTGAAGATAAATTAGCTGAAAAATACCCCAAGATCAAAGCTTATGAAGGCTATGACATTCAGCATCCCGAACATAAAATTTTCATCAGTTCTTCGCCACAAAAAATTTCAGCCAGTTTGGTGAAAAATGGGAAAATTTTAAGCCTTAAAAAAAATAAAAATGGTCTTTATTCTGAAGAAATTTTAAGCCTTGAAAAAAAATTCACTTGCCTGACAGCGAATGCTCATTTTCCGCATCAACTTCAGGCTTCTGCCGCGGCCAATGACCAGAAATTGAGAACGTATCGTATCGCTATTTCTGCCAACGGCGAATACACACAATATTTTGGCGGCACTAAAGAAAAGGCTTTAGAAGCTATAAATCAAACACTTACCAATATCAATGCTCTCTACCAGACTGAGCTCTCCGTTCGTTTCATTTTGGTGAACAATAATGACAAAATCATTTTTACCAAACCTGAATCTGACCCCTACAGCGATGCGTCTACTGGGTCTAAGGGAAAATGGCTCGATGAAGTTCAGCAAATCATTTCACTATATATTGGCGAAGAAAACTATGATTTAGGGCATCTATTTGCTGGTGAAGGAGATGTGGGGCAAGCAGGTTGCATCGGTTGCATTGGCGTAGATGGTGAAAAAGCTAAAGCCTTTACTGCTGCATCTAATAAAAAACCTGAAGGGGCTCGTTTTGATATTGATTTTGTTTCTCATGAAATCGGACATCAACTGGGGGCTACTCACACTTTTTCTCATTATGAAGGATTCGATACCAATTTTGAGCCTGGCAGCGGAACCACTATTATGGGCTATGCTGGTTTAGAGGGCTTCCCAATGGATGCTCAATCTCACAGCGACCCTTATTTCCATTTCATCAGCATACAGCAAATGAGCGAAAATCTAAAACAAAAAAATGTAGGCTCCCTCTTGCCAATTCAAAATCCTCCGCCAAGGGTTGATGCTGGAAAAGACTATACAATCCCAGCTGGAACGCCTTTCAAATTAACAGGTGAGGCACAGGGTTCTGATTCTAAAAATTTAACTTTCGCTTGGGAACAAGCCGATGGGACTACACTACGAAAATTTCATTTTGCTCAGGCTTATGAAAAAACAGGACCACTCTTTAGAAGTTACCCCCCGAATACAAATAATTTCAGGTATTTTCCTTCTCTTCCACTGATTTTAGAGCAGCGTTTTGATGATAATTTTGAGAGTTTACCGCAAGTTACTCGAGAATTAAATTTTAATTTAATTGTAAGAGATAATGAACATTTTGGTCAAAATAATTCTGATGCGATTAAAATTTTTGTTCAAAAAGAAGATAAAGCGTTCAGCATCGTTAGTTCAAATAATTTTCAACTACAGCCTGGCTCCAATTTTCAGCTTCGGTGGTATATAGCCAACACCAATCAGGCTCCCTACAACACTAAATTTGTAAATATTTTGTGGAGTATTGATGGTGGAAAGAGTTTTGAAATTTTGGCCCATAACCAACCCAACAATGGCCGTTTTGATTTTCGTCTCCCCGAAGGTGTTTTGAGTGAAAAAGTTTACTTTATGGTAGAAGCCATAGGCAACATCTTTTTTGCAGTAAGCCCGGCCTATAGTTTAGGCTACACGAGTGAAAAAGTTTGTAAAAAATATACATTTAACACTTTCCCCATGCCGATTCCTGATGGTGAAAGTGCTGCGAAATTTGGTCCGCCAGCTACGGCAAGTTTAAACATTAGTGATAAATTTAAAATCAAAGAAGCTCAAGTAGGTGTAGACGTTTCACATCCTTACATTGGAGATTTGAAAATTGTCTTGACAGCACCCAACGCTCAGCAAATTGTTTTATACAATCAGCAATGCACCAATCAACAAGTTTTATCGCTTGAATTCTCTGATTTTGCAGAAAATGCTGATTGTCAAAATTTAAATGCTTCCATTAGACCTGCACAACGTCTTGATTTTTTAAGAAATTTAAAGGCTGAAGGAAATTGGAAAATAGAATTTTTTGATGCTAGCAAAAAAGACACGGGGTTGGTGAAAAATGCTTATTTAAATTTGTGTGATTTTAGTTATCAAAAAATGAATTTGGACGCTATAGAAGATAAAGTTGTTCAGATTCATCCCAATCCAGCTAAAGATTTCATTATTTTTCAAGGCTTAGAAAATTCAAAGTACCATTATTTTATCTACAATCGTGTTGGGCAAGTTGTGAAGTCTGGCTCAAATCAAAACAAACAACTAGACATTCATTTTCTATCACCCGATTTATATTACATCGTGGTGCAACAAAAAAACCAAACATATTACTTCAAACTCATGAAAAAGTAGCAGTTCTTTATTTAAATTTTGACAAATGAAATGACAACTTGTCAGAATTTTTATAAAGGCTTAAAAAATTCCATTAAAATCCATAAAAACAAATTCACAGTCAAACTATTGATTACAAGTGAATTAAGATTTATTCAAGGCTTAAATTTAATTTTGATGGCATACTTTATGAAGAATGAGTTGTACAAAACTTAATAAAATTATGAGCGAATTAAACATTAAACCGTTAGCAGACCGTGTAGTGGTAAAACCATTACCTGCAGAAACAAAAACCGCATCGGGTATCATCATTCCAGATTCAGCTAAAGAAAAACCACAAGAAGGTGAAGTGGTAGCTGTAGGATCAGGTAAAAAAGAAGAGCCTATGACTTTGAAAGTTGGTGATAAAGTTTTGTATGGTAAATATGCTGGTACGGAGCTTAAACTAAATGGTGAAGATTATTTAATCATGAGAGAGTCTGATGTTTTGGCAGTAGTGTAAACTCACTCTAATCCATCAAAAACCAAATACAAAAATAAATCAAAAATCAGAGCAAATAATAATGCTCAAAAATTTAAATTAAATATTATGGCAAAAGATATTAAATTCAATATTGAATCAAGAGATAAATTAAAAAAAGGGGTTGATACTTTAGCTGATGCAGTGAAGGTAACTTTGGGCCCAAAAGGTAGAAACGTTGTATTAGCAAAATCATTTGGGGCTCCACATGTAACTAAAGATGGCGTTTCTGTAGCAAAAGAAATCGAATTAGAAGACCCTATTGAAAACATGGGCGCGCAGATGGTAAAAGAAGTTGCTTCCAAAACCAATGACTTAGCTGGTGACGGAACTACGACTGCTACAGTTTTGGCTCAAGCCATCGTGCGTGAAGGATTGAAAAACGTAGCTGCTGGCGCTAACCCAATGGATTTGAAACGTGGCATAGATAAAGCGGTGGAAATCATCGTAGAAGATTTGAAAAAACAATCTACCGAAGTAGGTGATAGTTCAGATAAAATTAAGCAAGTAGCTTCTATTTCATCTAATAATGATGAGAAAATTGGTGAATTGATTTCTGAAGCTTTCAGTAAAGTAGGTAAAGAAGGAGTCATCACAGTAGAAGAAGCTAAAGGTACTGATACTTATGTAGATGTGGTAGAAGGTATGCAGTTTGATAGAGGTTATCAATCACCTTATTTTGTGACTAATTCAGAGAAAATGACAGCAGAATTAGAAAATCCTTATATTCTCTTGGTAGAGAAAAAGGTTTCTAGTATGAAGGATTTATTACCTGTCTTAGAGCCAGTTGCTCAGCAAGGCAAGCCACTTTTGATTATTTCTGAAGAAGTTGAGGGTGAAGCTTTAGCTACATTGGTTGTCAACAAGTTGAGAGGTTCATTAAAAATTGCTGCGGTGAAAGCTCCAGGTTTTGGCGACAGAAGAAAAGCAATGCTAGAAGATATTGCTATTTTGACAGGCGGTACAGTAATTTCAGAGGAAAGAGGTTATACTCTAGAAGCTGCAACTTTAGATATGCTAGGAACTGCTGAAAAAGTTTCTATCGATAAAGATAATACAACCATCGTAAACGGTTCTGGCGATGAGGAACAAATCAAGGCAAGAGTTAACCAAATTAAATCTCAAATTGAAACAACAACTTCTGATTACGACAGAGAAAAACTCCAAGAAAGATTAGCTAAATTGGCTGGCGGTGTTGCCGTACTTTACGTAGGTGCAGCTTCTGAAGTTGAAATGAAAGAAAAGAAAGATCGTGTAGATGATGCTTTACATGCTACAAGAGCTGCTGTAGAAGAAGGAATCGTAGCTGGTGGTGGTGTTGCTTTGGTTCGCGCAGTCAATGCTTTAGAAGCTTTGAATGCTGATAATCAAGACGAGAAAACTGGTATCAAAATCGTAAAAAGAGCGATTGAAGAGCCGTTGAGACAAATTGTTGCCAATGCGGGAGGTGAAGGTTCTGTGGTTGTAGCTAAAATCAAAGAAAATAAAGATGATTATGGCTACAATGCTAAAACCGATGAGTATGTAAATATGCTAGAGGCTGGAATCATAGACCCTACAAAAGTAACTAGAGTTGCTTTAGAAAACGCAGCGTCAGTAGCTGGAATGTTGGTAACGACAGAAGCCGTAGTTTATGACATCCCAAATGAAAACGAAGGTGGAATGCCAGCAGGTATGCCAGGCATGGGTGGCGGAATGCCAGGAATGATGTAATTAATGATATAATTTAAATTACGATGTAAATTAAAAGAAAACCACTCATTTTTGGGTGGTTTTCTTATTTTTTTAAAAGGCTTAAAAAATTTTTAAGTTAGTGAAATAATTCTTTTAAATCATTATTCTCAATAGCAATTATTACTTCTTTACTTCGGCTCTTTGTTCTAGATTCTACGTCATCAAGATAATTTTCTCCAAGATGTTGTTTTAAGTATGTGATTTCTTCTAAAAAAGAACTAATAGATTTTTTATCATCGGTTAACTCCTGACCGCCAATACGTCTAATACTTTTAGTGGAAAGCGTGTGATAATGACGTAAATCCTTAATCAACATTTGTATGAAGTTCAGATTTTCAAAATTCAAATTCTTTAAAATTTTAAGTGATTTTTTCAAGTTAGCCTCTGCTTTTTGTTCCAGAGACATCTCACTTCTCCCCATTTTATATTTAGGTTTATATTCTTTTATTCCTTTATAAAAACTCCAAAAAACTGAGGAAAGTTTTAAAGTAGGTTCATCTATTTTACATTCTATTTTTTCTAAAAGTTCTTCAAAGTCTATTTCTCTAATTGTGCTGTTTTCTTCTTTCCCTACAGTCTGAGCAAACAAGCTTAAGCCTTTACGTCTTAGTACATTTAATTCGTATTCGGAATGTTTTTTAGCGGTTTTAACTCTTGGGGGTAACTGACTGATTTTTGCAATAATCTCAGGATGTTTCTTTTGTAGATCTGCATATAGATTTCGGATTTTGGTAATTGTATTTACTTCTCCTTCTTCTTCTGGATTACTGTTGATTTTTGCCCCCAAAGCAGCGGCTGTAGGCTCTTCATCTTCATCAAAAATCTTAGCATCTTCTCCCAAAACATTATGAATCAAGAACATTTTTTGCTGTGCAATTTCTCTTGATTTTACAATATCAGCTCCTTTTAATGAAGGAAAGAAATTTAGAATAAATAATTCCTCATACACTTTAGAACCTATACGATTAATACGACCTACACGCTGAATAACACGTGTGGGATTCCAAGGAATATCATAATTGATAATAACGCCAGCTCTGTTTAAATTAAATCCTTCAGACAGCTTATCTGAGGTTAGCAATATTTTAAAATAATTTGTTTTTGTCCCTTTATACTGTGCATTGAAATCGCTGTTTAAATTTTTAGCTAACTCTTTTGATACTTTACCATCACATATCAAAACATCATTACCAAATTCTTTTCTAAATCGTTTTTCAAGATGATGAATTGTGTCTACATATTCTGAAAACAGAATGATTTTTCTATCTGGTTCATTGGCTAAAAGATGTTTTATTTTTTTTATAATTTCATTCTGCTTAGGGTCGTTCTCTACTAATTTTAATTCTTTTAATCGTTTTTGAATTGTTTCAAATAATTTAATATCCGAATCTATATCATCTAAAAATTCTTGCCTTCTTTGGAAAGTATCAATTTCATAAACTTCATTATTTTTAGGAGTTTTACGTTTGAGATCCCCTGTCGCATATTTTTTCAAATTAGCTTCAATATCTTCAATTTCAAAATCTTTAATTCGATCAATAAACGAGCGATCTAAAATAAATTTTCCAGTTTTACTAATGAAATCTTTTACCAATCTATGCACTTGTAAGAACCTATCAATGGATTTTTCAAAAGAACCAAACGAAGATTCAAATCTTTTTACTAAAATACGACGCATAAAGTCATATAAGTTTTTCTGCTGGTTGTATTGTCTATTTCCAAATTCATCAAGTTTATCACTTAATATTTTTTCATAGCTGAACGGCTGATAGATAGCTCCTGTAAACACTCCATTTTCTGCAAAATATTTACTGATGATATTGTCATAGAATTTATCTTGTTCTGCATCTAGATAGTAAAAAACTTCTTTCGGATCTTTCACAACAGATAAATCTCCTACTTCTTTAGCATAAACATAATCCTGTTTCAAATCCAATCGATTTCGTCGTATTACTACAGGGCTTATGATACGCTTGATATCGTTTGAAAGACGTTGTGTTTGGGCCTCTACTTTTTTAATATCTATTGGCAATTTTTCATCAACCATTGTTGTGTAATAATTCTCTGCCATTTTTCTTTTTTTATCGTCAGAAGAATTCCAATGTTTAAATATAAAAGACAACTGCTTATACTCATAGTTCAGGCGACTGAACTTCCCTGCCAGATTGTCCTCCAAAGAAATAGTAGACTTCCCTGGCACAATAAATAGTTTTAGTAAAGAAAAAATATCTGATGGCGAATTATTGAATGGCGTAGCCGACAAAAGAATTACTTTTTTGCCACGGCAAATCATCGATAATGCTTCGTAGTCAGCTGTATCCTGATTGCGAAAATAATGGGCTTCATCTACGACAATTACTTCAAAGTCTCTTCCTTCAATACTGTCAGCAATTTGATCTATTTTTCCCCGACTGTAAACCTGCCAGTTATGTAATCCGAATTTTTCAAGATATTCCCACCAACCGCTGTCTTTTTTTTCGGCATCCCCCATTAATCCGGGAGGGCAAATAATAATACCTCGTTTGTTCATCTGTCGGGCAATCATTGATGCAATAACCGATTTTCCTAAACCTACTACATCGGCAATGATACAACCGTTGTGCTCCTTTATCATTTGTATCGCTTGGTTTACTGCGTCTGACTGATAACTAAATTTTTTAAGATCAATTTTTTCTAACAAACTATCTAAATCCACTTTTTCATTTTCTTGATTTTGCAGATCGAGGTAGGTTTTTATAACCAGACAATAGGCTTCAAATGGTGTTATTGTAGCAACTTGAGTTTTATTCTTGATAAAGTCAATTAGTATTTTACGGTTTTCCAAATGCTCGGTTATAGGAATTGCTCTTTCCCATAATTCATCAAAA includes:
- a CDS encoding reprolysin-like metallopeptidase, encoding MRKSLILFIFLFFSAIHAQEYWQAIAAHSNKNQPLLQLNLSAFHQALEKGEVYIPVENEFSHYKITETSNFEDKLAEKYPKIKAYEGYDIQHPEHKIFISSSPQKISASLVKNGKILSLKKNKNGLYSEEILSLEKKFTCLTANAHFPHQLQASAAANDQKLRTYRIAISANGEYTQYFGGTKEKALEAINQTLTNINALYQTELSVRFILVNNNDKIIFTKPESDPYSDASTGSKGKWLDEVQQIISLYIGEENYDLGHLFAGEGDVGQAGCIGCIGVDGEKAKAFTAASNKKPEGARFDIDFVSHEIGHQLGATHTFSHYEGFDTNFEPGSGTTIMGYAGLEGFPMDAQSHSDPYFHFISIQQMSENLKQKNVGSLLPIQNPPPRVDAGKDYTIPAGTPFKLTGEAQGSDSKNLTFAWEQADGTTLRKFHFAQAYEKTGPLFRSYPPNTNNFRYFPSLPLILEQRFDDNFESLPQVTRELNFNLIVRDNEHFGQNNSDAIKIFVQKEDKAFSIVSSNNFQLQPGSNFQLRWYIANTNQAPYNTKFVNILWSIDGGKSFEILAHNQPNNGRFDFRLPEGVLSEKVYFMVEAIGNIFFAVSPAYSLGYTSEKVCKKYTFNTFPMPIPDGESAAKFGPPATASLNISDKFKIKEAQVGVDVSHPYIGDLKIVLTAPNAQQIVLYNQQCTNQQVLSLEFSDFAENADCQNLNASIRPAQRLDFLRNLKAEGNWKIEFFDASKKDTGLVKNAYLNLCDFSYQKMNLDAIEDKVVQIHPNPAKDFIIFQGLENSKYHYFIYNRVGQVVKSGSNQNKQLDIHFLSPDLYYIVVQQKNQTYYFKLMKK
- a CDS encoding co-chaperone GroES produces the protein MSELNIKPLADRVVVKPLPAETKTASGIIIPDSAKEKPQEGEVVAVGSGKKEEPMTLKVGDKVLYGKYAGTELKLNGEDYLIMRESDVLAVV
- the groL gene encoding chaperonin GroEL (60 kDa chaperone family; promotes refolding of misfolded polypeptides especially under stressful conditions; forms two stacked rings of heptamers to form a barrel-shaped 14mer; ends can be capped by GroES; misfolded proteins enter the barrel where they are refolded when GroES binds): MAKDIKFNIESRDKLKKGVDTLADAVKVTLGPKGRNVVLAKSFGAPHVTKDGVSVAKEIELEDPIENMGAQMVKEVASKTNDLAGDGTTTATVLAQAIVREGLKNVAAGANPMDLKRGIDKAVEIIVEDLKKQSTEVGDSSDKIKQVASISSNNDEKIGELISEAFSKVGKEGVITVEEAKGTDTYVDVVEGMQFDRGYQSPYFVTNSEKMTAELENPYILLVEKKVSSMKDLLPVLEPVAQQGKPLLIISEEVEGEALATLVVNKLRGSLKIAAVKAPGFGDRRKAMLEDIAILTGGTVISEERGYTLEAATLDMLGTAEKVSIDKDNTTIVNGSGDEEQIKARVNQIKSQIETTTSDYDREKLQERLAKLAGGVAVLYVGAASEVEMKEKKDRVDDALHATRAAVEEGIVAGGGVALVRAVNALEALNADNQDEKTGIKIVKRAIEEPLRQIVANAGGEGSVVVAKIKENKDDYGYNAKTDEYVNMLEAGIIDPTKVTRVALENAASVAGMLVTTEAVVYDIPNENEGGMPAGMPGMGGGMPGMM
- a CDS encoding helicase-related protein encodes the protein MSNNFITNNKKQKTLKGRLNTLISISDELKFLVGYFYFSGWSDIYLSLQKNPQQKLKLLVGLQVCNYLGNIIEYAEQGEEDSSRDEEFQKYLVSLGFALNNEEMDTEDFYNQVGFFVQMIEEDRLEIRKTENPNHSKLYLFNLNEDQAEKQGMPGQFITGSSNLTRSGLHNQGEFNVEIKDYGYAEAVQYFDELWERAIPITEHLENRKILIDFIKNKTQVATITPFEAYCLVIKTYLDLQNQENEKVDLDSLLEKIDLKKFSYQSDAVNQAIQMIKEHNGCIIADVVGLGKSVIASMIARQMNKRGIIICPPGLMGDAEKKDSGWWEYLEKFGLHNWQVYSRGKIDQIADSIEGRDFEVIVVDEAHYFRNQDTADYEALSMICRGKKVILLSATPFNNSPSDIFSLLKLFIVPGKSTISLEDNLAGKFSRLNYEYKQLSFIFKHWNSSDDKKRKMAENYYTTMVDEKLPIDIKKVEAQTQRLSNDIKRIISPVVIRRNRLDLKQDYVYAKEVGDLSVVKDPKEVFYYLDAEQDKFYDNIISKYFAENGVFTGAIYQPFSYEKILSDKLDEFGNRQYNQQKNLYDFMRRILVKRFESSFGSFEKSIDRFLQVHRLVKDFISKTGKFILDRSFIDRIKDFEIEDIEANLKKYATGDLKRKTPKNNEVYEIDTFQRRQEFLDDIDSDIKLFETIQKRLKELKLVENDPKQNEIIKKIKHLLANEPDRKIILFSEYVDTIHHLEKRFRKEFGNDVLICDGKVSKELAKNLNSDFNAQYKGTKTNYFKILLTSDKLSEGFNLNRAGVIINYDIPWNPTRVIQRVGRINRIGSKVYEELFILNFFPSLKGADIVKSREIAQQKMFLIHNVLGEDAKIFDEDEEPTAAALGAKINSNPEEEGEVNTITKIRNLYADLQKKHPEIIAKISQLPPRVKTAKKHSEYELNVLRRKGLSLFAQTVGKEENSTIREIDFEELLEKIECKIDEPTLKLSSVFWSFYKGIKEYKPKYKMGRSEMSLEQKAEANLKKSLKILKNLNFENLNFIQMLIKDLRHYHTLSTKSIRRIGGQELTDDKKSISSFLEEITYLKQHLGENYLDDVESRTKSRSKEVIIAIENNDLKELFH